CGCGGGACCACCATCGGCGCCAAGCGGATCGGCGACAGCCACATCGTCGAACTCCCGGTGGCGTCCTTCCGGAACGTCAAGCCGTTCGAGGAGGTCATCCTCTTCGAGCTCGGCGAGTACGGGGAGTTCGACTCGGTCTCGGAGCTCGCCGAGACGCTCGCGCGCGACATGAACGAGGAGTACACCGACTCCTTCAGGTCGAAGGTGATCTACAACGTCGACCGGCTCGGCCCCGGCGGGAAGGGCTACATCGAACAGGAGGAACACGGCAAGTCCTACCGGACGCGGCTCTCGCGGATCGGCCAGCTCTGGGTCCGCGCGCACGCCGAAGACGACGTCCTCGGCGACGAGTAGGGGCTGGAGTCGAGGCCCCGGTTTCGATCACTCCTCGTCGACGTCGAGGTGGAACTGCTCGTTTTCGACGACCGCGTTGAGGACGACGCTGGTGTTGGACTCCCGGATGTCGGCGTCGGTCAGGAGCTCCTTGATCTGGTCGTTCATTCCGTCGGTGTCCTCGAACTTCCCGACGGCGATGACGTCGTAGTCGCCCGTGACCTCGTAGACGGTGGTCATCTGCTTGTGGCCCTTCAGATTGTCCGTGATCTCGGGGAGCGCGCTCCCTTCGACCTTCAGCTGGATGATCGCGGTGACGTCGTAGCCGAGCGCGTCGTAGTTGACCCGGGGCGTATAGCCCTCGATGACGCCTTCGTCTTCGAGATCCCGGAGGTGGTTCGAGACCGTCGTCACCGATACGTCGAGTTCTTCCGCGAGGCTGCGGAGGCTCGCGCGGCCATCGCCGAGCAGTGCGTTGATGAGTTTCGCATCGAGGTTTTCGTACGTCATTACACCTAAGATACCTCTGGGGGCATTAGAATTTTACGAATATCCAATTAGGGGAGAGACGAGAGGCATTTGCACTAAGCGATAAGGTCTTTATACTGGGAGTGTTCGGATTCGATTGTCCAGGATATGACGGACGAAAACGCACCAACTCCCGCCACCGACGGGGGACTCTCAGCCGAAGCACAGCGCGTCATCGACGAGATCGAAGAGAAGGACGTCGACTTCCTCCGCCTGCAGTTCACCGACATTCTGGGGACTGTAAAGAACGTCGCCGTCCCGGCCACGCAGGCCGAGAAGGCCTTCACCGACGGCATCTACTTCGACGGGTCGAGCATAGAGGGCTTCGTCCGCATCCAGGAGTCCGACATGCGCCTCAAGCCCGACCCCGAAACGTTCGCGGTCCTGCCGTGGCGCGACGGCCGCTCGGCGCGGCTCATCTGTGACGTCATCAACACCTCCACGGGCGAGCCCTTCGAGGGCGACCCGCGCCGCGTCCTGAAGAACGTCCTCGAACGCGCCGAGGACATGGGCTACGAGGTCAACGTCGCCCCCGAACCGGAGTTCTTCCTGTTCGAGGAGGACGAAGAGGGCCGCGCGACGACGAAGACCAGCGACGCCGGCGGCTACTTCGACCTCGCGCCGAAGGACCTCGCTTCGGACGTCCGCCGCGACATCATCTACGGCCTCGAACAGATGGGCTTCGAGATCGAGGCCAGCCACCACGAGGTCGCCGAGGGGCAACACGAGATCAACTTCGAGTACGACGACGCGCTCTCGACGGCCGACAACGTCGCGACGTTCCGGACGGTCGTCCGCGCCATCGCGGCCCAGCACGACCTCCACGCGACGTTCATGCCCAAGCCGATCCCGAAGATCAACGGCTCGGGGATGCACACCCACATGTCGCTGTTCGAGGACGGAGAGAACGCCTTCCACGACCCCGACGACGAGTTCGACCTCTCCGAGACGGCGCACTCGTTCCTCGCGGGCATCCTCGAACACGCGCCGGCCATCACGGCCGTCGCCGACCCGACGGTGAACTCCTACAAGCGCCTCGTCCCCGGCTACGAGGCGCCGGTCTACATCGCGTGGTCCGACCGCAACCGCTCGGCGCTCATCCGGAAGCCGGCCGCGCGCGTGCCGGCCGCCTCCCGGATCGAGGCCCGCTTCCCCGACCCGTCCTGTAACCCCTACCTCGCCTTCGCGGCGCTGCTGTCGGCCGGTCTCGACGGGATCGAGAAGGGCCTCGACTGCCCCGACCCGGTCCGGGAGAACATCTACGAGTTCGACGAGCAGAAGCGCCAGGAGTACGGCATCGAGACGCTCCCGGAGAACCTCGGCGAGGCCGTCGACGCGCTCGAAGAGGACGAGGTCATCGCGGATGCGCTCGGCGAGCACGTCTTCGAGAAGTTCGTCGAAGCCAAGAGCCAGGAGTACGACGAGTTCCGCGTCGACGTCTCCCAGTGGGAACTCGACCGCTACCTCGAGACCTACTGAACGGCGTCAGTCCGTCCCGATTTCTTTTTTGCGCGCTACGCACTGCCACGCGATCGTGAGCGGCGGCTGCGGCTGTCGCGGACGACGTTACGCGTCGGCGCCGCCGCTCACGCGTCGTCGCCGGAGGCGTCGCCGACGAGAAGCGGCAGCGACAGGAGTACGACCGCGCCGACGGCGCCCGCGGCGACGACGACCCGCGCGTTCTCCGAGAGCTCGGCCGCGCCGCTCATCGCCGCGAGCGCGACGGCGAGTCCGCCGACGCCCACGGCGAGCGAGCGCGGCGAGGGATCGATCGCGGCCGCGGCCGCCTGCGGCCCGAAGCGGTACCACGAGAGCGTCCCGCCCAGGGCCGTGCCGACGCCCAGGAGGAGTTCGCTCTCGCCGGGCGCGACGGCGAGGCCGGCCAGCCCGAGGAGGAAGGCGAGGCCGAACAGCGCGGTGACGTGGCGGTGCTCGGGCGTCGCGAGCGCGCCCGTCGGATCCGATGACGAGAATCCGGGGCCGAGCGCGACGGCCGCGAGGAGGAACGCGATACCGATCCCGACGCCGGCGACGACGTCCGCGAGGTAGTGGACGCCGATCAGCACCCGCGAGAGCGCGACGACGGCGACGACGGCGCCCGCGATTCCGAGTCGGCGTCGCCAGCGCCCCCGGGTCGCCAGCACCGC
This is a stretch of genomic DNA from Halobellus sp. MBLA0158. It encodes these proteins:
- the glnA gene encoding type I glutamate--ammonia ligase; the encoded protein is MTDENAPTPATDGGLSAEAQRVIDEIEEKDVDFLRLQFTDILGTVKNVAVPATQAEKAFTDGIYFDGSSIEGFVRIQESDMRLKPDPETFAVLPWRDGRSARLICDVINTSTGEPFEGDPRRVLKNVLERAEDMGYEVNVAPEPEFFLFEEDEEGRATTKTSDAGGYFDLAPKDLASDVRRDIIYGLEQMGFEIEASHHEVAEGQHEINFEYDDALSTADNVATFRTVVRAIAAQHDLHATFMPKPIPKINGSGMHTHMSLFEDGENAFHDPDDEFDLSETAHSFLAGILEHAPAITAVADPTVNSYKRLVPGYEAPVYIAWSDRNRSALIRKPAARVPAASRIEARFPDPSCNPYLAFAALLSAGLDGIEKGLDCPDPVRENIYEFDEQKRQEYGIETLPENLGEAVDALEEDEVIADALGEHVFEKFVEAKSQEYDEFRVDVSQWELDRYLETY
- the lrp gene encoding HTH-type transcriptional regulator Lrp — encoded protein: MTYENLDAKLINALLGDGRASLRSLAEELDVSVTTVSNHLRDLEDEGVIEGYTPRVNYDALGYDVTAIIQLKVEGSALPEITDNLKGHKQMTTVYEVTGDYDVIAVGKFEDTDGMNDQIKELLTDADIRESNTSVVLNAVVENEQFHLDVDEE
- a CDS encoding phosphatase PAP2 family protein, coding for MHPTALPLATRGVGEVAFAESLPEAVAAAFWWLTHLGNPYLLLSLVALAYLLGERAGIPRRSAAFALALGLCAIGLTIGLKHLFALPRPPTSYRGGYGFPSGHALGSTMFWGGVAVLATRGRWRRRLGIAGAVVAVVALSRVLIGVHYLADVVAGVGIGIAFLLAAVALGPGFSSSDPTGALATPEHRHVTALFGLAFLLGLAGLAVAPGESELLLGVGTALGGTLSWYRFGPQAAAAAIDPSPRSLAVGVGGLAVALAAMSGAAELSENARVVVAAGAVGAVVLLSLPLLVGDASGDDA